The genomic region ctgatttagaagaaacagtgtctgaaaactgaaacccaccctttaaaaaaacaacttttctttctttcttttttttctgagctgttttctgatagatccTCCAATAacatgcatttacttaaatcaagtaaagtgtttgtcttaaatcaagattatccatcttctacaaataagatctcagcttgaaaaatgtctgaaatgtaaaataaatcttctttcttctaaattacaactcaaaacaagatcatttcaagattgtttgactgaacaagatatttaagatgtcttaaaacaactCCCTCTATCTtgatcaaatgttacttgttaagtaaatgtatcttaaatcaattGAGCGAAAATGAGACAacttcacttggtaagattttgagtgtTTGCAGTGCATTTATTCAACATTCAGATATTTGTAAGCATCTTTATTCAACTGCAGTGGATTTAGAATTTCCTTACTTTCATTACTTCCTCTCTTGTTGAAGTAAAGCAGTTTCTCTTTATTTAACAAAAGCTACCATTTGTCCAAGCCAGGGTTCTTAATCACACCAGGTATGCACACTTAGAGTGACTCATGATAAGACTTGTGCTGTTTCTGTACCATGTATCAGTGGCCAGAGGAAATGAGCCATCCGTGTAGTTgatacatttcctgtttcaggATGACTGAGGCAAATGTTCTGTTCGTGGTTGGATTTCAAACTGATAGGTAGGAGCTACCTGATCATGTTCTGATGTTTAccctccttctctttttatCCTTTCTTTCCAGGTGCCAAAATTCTGGACGGTGTTTACAGCGTCGTTTTCCAACCCTCAGAGGAAAATGCCGACTCACTCTATGCTGCCGTTTGAGAGCCCAGATGGCCTTGCCCAAGATATCCTTATTAGTAACAATGCAAGCATCCCCGGGCCGGTCTCCAGCATGACGCCACACACCTCCTACTCTGAGAAGGCTATGTTGCAATCAGGAGGAAGTGCAGCAGCAGTGCCTTGTATGTTCTGTGATCAGACTTTTACCCACCAGGATGAGCTAGGACCCCACGTGTTAACACAGCACCCCACTACTTTCTTCGAACCGGCAGTTCTTCGAGTGGAAGCAGAGTTCAGGATCCCAGGAGAGAGACCCCGGCCCAAACCGGGCAGCCTCCCTGTTGAGAAAGAGGTGATTCACAGCTGCATTGTGTGTGGTCAGGTTTCACAAGACGCCGGTGAGCTGGAGACCCACATGAGGAAGCACAAGGACTACTTTACGTACTGCTGCAATGTGTGCGGACGGCGGTTCAGAGAGCCGTGGTTCCTCAAGAATCACATGAAGATGCATGTCAGACCAGGAGTGAAGAGCAAGGCCCAGCAAGACCAGGAGACCCCCGGCACAATTAACGGCATCACCCAGGAACCGGCACCAGAATCTGTAGTCACTGCTTACAAAATGTGCATGGTGTGTGGGTTTTTCTTCCCGGACCACGACAGTTTGGTGGAACACAGTAAAGTCCACAACCGAGAGATGGAGCcggggaaagagaaagagaaggagagcacaGATGAAGATACCGAAGCCCCTCAAAAACAGGAAACCTTTCTTCACAGTCTGGGATTGAGGCCTCACTCTGTAGGAAATGGTTTGCAACATGTGAGATCATCCAAATGGATCCCCCAGCTGGATCCCTTCAACACATATCAGGCCTGGCAACTCGCAACAAAGGGCAAGATAGCAGTGGGTCCCAACACAGTGAAAGACCTCGGCCAGGAAGCAAGCACAGACAACGAAGAATGCGGCTCTGATAAGGAGGAGCTGAATAATATCTGGACGGAAGGTCAAGGAGACAAAGCTACAAAAGATGCGCTCGGGAGAGAGCTCCGGTCTCAGACGCCGGCTCCTGCAGAACACCCCCGGCCTCAGAGGAGGTCTCTGATGCAAAAAGATAAGCATAAAGAAAGGCCAACTACTTGTGAGGAATGTCAGAGAACCTTTAGGACCTACCACCAATTAGTCCTCCACTCCAGGGTCCACAAACGcgagaggggaggagaagagagtcCGACTTCTTCGCTGGAGGGGAAGCTTTCGAGGGTGAACTCGCTGGAGAACACGGAGGAGGGCTCTGAGGAGGGATTTGAGGAGGCTGCGATGACAGAGAATCTGAGTCCAGGTATATTTAGGGCTCTTCATGTGATTGACACAGGAAGTTGAATATTTGAGGCAATAAATTCTGCTACCAAGTGCTCCCTCTGCTGATGAAAGACCGTATAACAAAACACTTAGAGGCACTctcttttaaataaatgaaatgactgAATTGTCACTGCATAGACATGCAGACCTTTAAACAAACTCCTACAGGTTTCCATCAAACCTTTAACATGAAGTCAGATCTGTCCCTGAACTCAGGCTTGATGTTGAACTGAAAGAAGTTTGTTTTAAGGTCTACAAGTTACGTTCATTTTCAAAGGAGAACGCCTCTGAGGTTTTCTTTGGATGTAACCTGATCCAAGCGCATCTCAAACACAAACTTCTGAGTTCTGAAAGCtcacttttttttgcatttagttCAATCAAAAATGCCcatatgtgtttatttttttgtcctaATCAATTCTATGTACTGATCtctgtatttgtcttttttatccTGCAGGTGAAGACGGTTATGATCGATCAAAAGTCCGATCTAAAGCATGCAGCTACTGCGGCAAATCATTCCGATCAAGCTATTACCTCACAGTTCACCTGAGGACTCACACAGGTAAATATAAAgaggttgcaaaggggtggaaaggttcctgtaaatttccatggcaagttaagctggggaattttagaaatattccaaattggaaactttcgattgggaattaactgggaattaagGGTAATTCAATGAAAAGGTATCATacattctttcattgaagaacaaaaacatgaatgttgagttaaatattacttaaccccccgacccaacctattcaaaaatgaacaaaaatccaattccaacaaagtcccatccaaaatgttcaatgaaaagagcccctcaccctccaaaaaaaagtcccattcaacatgcaaataaaaaagcatcttccctcaagcttctcagccctagcctctgcaggattctagaaatcctctgtgcatgtgatggaggaatgcacagtgcatgtagggggtgtggtctcaatagccctgcagtaagcagtgtgctatgtgcatgtgattgaggaatagcagagatattcaactgtacttacatgaaatctggttgttttagtcaggattatgctaaaatatattttccctaactatatttaagttctctattaagagccaaccttcaatttagtaaattcctggtttattcccatggaaagtttcaaactttgaaaattcctggcattttgcaaccctaaataTAACACACTTGGCTGAAATTAGAAGTCCTAAATATGtgacttatttttaacttttttgtttCAGGTGAAAAACCATTCAAGTGTGCTTACTGCGACTACGCCGCAGCCCAGAAGACTTCACTTAAATATCACCTGGACCGGCGCCACAAAGACAAACCTGGCATGGAAATCCCCAGCAGGCCCGCTCAGTTGCTGCCCTCTCCTAATGACGGTAAACATGGAGCCGAAAAAGCAGCTTCAAACAGATCCAAACTCTGGGTCCCTGCAGCCAGGCCGAGCTCCGCTAGAACGCCAGAGGACAGATTTGACAGCAAGCCGAGCAAACCGCTCATCCAGATGAATGCTGAGTATGAGAAATTAATTGCTAAGTCTGCTTACTCCCCGATTGATGATGTGGTCGTAAAGCGCCCCGTACCTGTTAACCTGAAGATGGAAAAGGAGGAGATAAAAGAGGAGAACTCCGAGGCCCCATTAAATCTGTCCTTAAAAGTGTCTCTCTCTATATCTGCCAGTGCAGAACCAAGAAATGCATTAATACCAATCGGCTGTTCGTCCTGTGCTTATAAAACCATGTACCCCGAGGTTCTGATGATGCACAAGAAGCTGACGCACAAAGAGAAGTCAGACGGGGCAAAAAGGAACAGTAGTGTGAAGCAAAAGCGCTACACAGGTTGCCCCCCTGCTCTTGAGGGAAAAGATGTCACCCCACTTCCCATGATTGATCGCCGTCACCCTCGTCGAACCAAATCCCCGCCTCCTCAACCTGCAAAACAAGAAAAGACGCCAGCTAACCCACCTAATGGTCCTAAGCAGTCCGCAATCCAGGCACCTTCACAGGATGTCCATGAAACCCAGCGTCACAGACTTGATCCACATCCCAGTCAGGAGTCCTCCAGGTTTACAGAGCTAATGAGGAAGTCAAACGCAGGTGCCAAACTTCCCCTGGATCACCTCCCCCCTCCAGATCGAGTGGGAATCGGCGAGAGGAGCTACCCAGTGAGGAGCGGCGTCATCTGGCACGCGGACGCCGCGAGGCTCTGCCTCTCCAGCCGCTTCGGGAGCCTCCCCCAGATGGATTTTGGAGAACCTTCCACCAAGAGGTTAAAGTATGTGGTGCCTTCAGGAAGGGCAGCTGAGAGCGGTGAGAAGCCCGTCTTCAGAGGGGCAGCAGGGGACGGATCCAACAGGCTGCTCATCTCAGGGAGAAGTGTGATCACCACGCCACAGGGGCAGAGCACACCTGCCGTTTCTGACACTTTGAAAACAACACCTTCAGCTATGGGAGGGTTGGACACTGACTGGAGCATGATGAACCTCCTGCGCCCCTACACAGCCAATGAACTGGCCTCGCTCTACCACGGGACGCCAGGCAACAGCAGTCACGGAGGCCTGACCAACCCGAGAGCAGGTACTTATTAGGCTAggagaggcacacacacagacgtacaGTGTTTATGTAACTGGATTACTTGATATCTGCTCATCCCAGATGTTTTTTTAGAGAGTTAACTTTACAGATTCTTCCTCAGGGGGCAGAACTGTGCTGTACCATCACTTACCTACTCTGCCcaacctgcagaggagagacCCCTCAGGCCCCTTCCCTAACCAGCGCTATGGGACCACTGACAAAAGTACCTAAAGTGGCACCAAggtaaaaaaaaggtgaaagaCTTTGAAGTGCAAACGACGGGggctttcttgttttttttcaaacctgTACCAGAACCTTTAAAAATCTCTCTGGTACTCGGTTTAATGTATCATATTTGAAAAagtatttctttcttctctttagaTTTAAACTGTGCTGCTACCTTATTTTGGAGAACTTCTTTGAAAATTAGTTGAATATACACGTTTAAGAGAGTTGGTCTGTGctaagtgttttttgtttgttttttttcattcaaggAAAGTTGGGCTGTAAAACATTTCAGGGCTGAGGTCTTAAGTTGAATATTTTGTCAGATATAAAAGGTGCAGATAAACTCTCCTTAAAGATATGATTTCACTGGTGTGCACTGGGATATTCCTTTTTTCAAAACGTTCCTGAATCCATAATTGACCTAGTTCTACTCAGTTATCTGTAAATGTCTATGACATAACATAAGTGGAATATATCTGTTAGCTCTCAGTACATCAAattctgttaaataaaaaggtatGAAATATGATTTGTGTTAAAGGCGACAGTTCAGAACTAGTCTTATTTCCTCTCCAAGGCACTGAAGGGTGTGTGTGGGATTTCCTTTGGAATAACTTGACGGCTTCGGCCACACAAACGAGTCCTGTGTATGTTGAAGCGGTCTACCTCATGTTGTGCTCTCAACACTGTTATATTTGCAAAGCTGCTGTAGCTATCATGTCAGCCGGGCCTCCGCGCAGACAGCGGACACATGTTCTGAGTTAGCGTGTAACTAGATGGACATGTGTTCGTCAGGCACCgcgttaaacacacacatctggcgACGGAGCGATCGAACCCGTGGCTCGTGATTTACTGTGACACAATTCTGGTTGTGAAATCTTTGATATGCTCGGTATAAACTGAGCCCAGTTTCAAACGCAGAACAGATTTTGTGGCTTTCATCATCTGCTTCAGCGGTGCCTTGAATCCATAAGCTGTCCAGGGTTCTGTTTGTGTATTAAAAGCTCATGGCTGTATTATTTGGACTGCGTGTTTAGTCTGAGAGTTTCTCATGAGTTGCTCCAGTTTGCTTacctaaaaacaaaaatgcaaaaagcCGCCTTGTTCATATACGGCGTGTTATATTCTACACTGTGAACAGAGTCTCAGGTGAACTCGTATTTACAAGCTGTTAAGTCTTCTTTGTGATTTAGTATATTTGTATTTTCCACTTTGAAAGCCTTGggttaaattatttttgttgtttggtaTTCACATTACATGTGTacttatgtaaaataaaaatattgtttgAGATTTGTATGACACATTTCAATAATAAAGTGAGAGGCGAACAACTGAGTGGTGTTCTTTGATACTCTGTATACACACATTACCTGTGGTGGACAGttacaaagtaaatgtacttgagtactttacttaaagctagggttggttgtcacggaaaactagcatgaatttgaatgtagcatttcctcaggactccgtctaccACAATCCTATGGTTAAGAACtgaatatatgcaacaataataataataacaatgacaataaaacaaatcaatataagaagttgctgaacaagcTTAGAAatcgctctcatgatatctattttattttattgtacttattgaaacttcttcttgattgtacttatgtctgggttgctgtaacaactgaatttgccccccagggatcaataaagtaatatcttatcttatctgaatgaggaaacactggaggtaaaataagatgtttggaAATAGAAAaccctaaaataaaataaattactaggataataaaacactaaaatattaaaccattaaaagaaaataagatgctatacttaaaacaaaatagatgaataaataaaattgaataaaaagtgactaaaatttgaactagataataaataaataaataaataaataaataaaactgttctgagaataaaactcagttaaaagcgagacttaAAAGGTAGGTTATAGGTTATATTATCACattataattaatggacgtagtatctgtgacatcatccatctgtttttgaagcactgttttgaagccaatcgtcggcaggagccatattggaaatgctgaactcaacctaacttcccTCTAGctagtgtgagttaaagagatgtggtttgagcctcctagccaacagctacagtgttcccgcctgtcagtcaagtcagtcatgcccttaaagctggggttggtagtctcggaaaaccagcatgaatttgaatgtagcatttcctcatgactccgtctaacccctcccctcctccctcggagctcctccaaaacgacgcccccccgctcacatgcacgagcgccgctgacttgcgaccatatgatggtgactgattcaaaaccggtcctcaccaaaacattctcatagtgaaagttaaaaacacaaacaaacatggctgctgttagtactcacaactatcatgctagcattatccagttgtactggtgacacgatatcaggagaaaagttataacacatatataatactgtaacagctctactgtttgttaaacgtgttcagtgtagatgttcttaattcctacagtgttgacggtcagtgaaggcatcaggagaggtgtagaatgtgtgagcgggagagaggagagacaagaggagaagtttttcattcattcaaacattgattgttgttttgttggttggcgtggtaacggccgacagtgaccggttattcaagatcaacatgttcacgaatcggctcgtcatctcTACAGCGTCCGggcggacgctacaatacatctgcattttctgtaggacttactgaatgtcattaattattctgcttgttggtgagagctttttagactctgatccggactacagtcctgagcaaagcacctcatcaggtcagaggggacaggcccgaggacgagcgagaggaacaataaatagagtcaggggaagtagaggtgggggacggggactcggaggagtgcacgccggggaaatgtacgcgcaggaggcgggcagaacggctggacgggatttgattggtttaaaatttggggacccaaaaaacggtgattggttagtgttttcccaggtttactccggctgtagatagcagcttttcttcgctcttttttaggaacacattatgtattgattgtcatcaggacataaagatcattttaaccagtataacaaaaagtgtatctaaatctgattaccaaccccagctttaaatgggcaaaacttgtaatcttaatatcttctgaaccgtcgcgttagaaaaaaattcacccacctgtacagtgtgtgccgagacagaaattagctcttcagaccgaagccgttttttgaaccaggctgtaaacatgtttattatttctgtgaagatcgtcttctttgaatgggtgtgtatgtggtttccggtgtttctgcagccagcctctagtggacgctcgatgaactgcagtttataacacaagaatttgtggatttcatcatttacagtaaatcacaataaaatatcctGAGAATGTGGAGAAAGCTCTGTTCAAAAAGCGACAGGGCCAATAAGGGAAACTGACTAGTCATGATACTCTGACCCTCAGGTGGTGcaacactaaaaacagacatgactctgtagtggaaatcactgcataggTACATAATCATTTCTGAAAcccatccacaaatgcaggttttaATTGTACCATGCAGCTTTAGTGACACCTTAATTATATACATGATCCAGAAAACACAGGTTAGCTCATTTAAACTCCAGGTAAAGGTAACACAAACATGTGGCTGAGGgacttttttaaagctgaaacagttgttttatatgtttttgtaAATCTAATACACTATGAGACTTTAAAGactgttctctctctccagaGGATCCCCATTAACTCCTGCTGAGTCAGTCTGACACAAAAgagtagttaaaaaaaaaaaggaaacacaagggAGTAGAGACATGAAGAAAGTAAGTACAGATAGGaagtaacatgtttacattcattACTGCAGAACTATTCGTGACGGATCCACATGTGAGGATGTTCTGTTGAAACTTAAGGGCAACATCCGAGGTGTATTAAAAAGCAGTGATTTAACTGTTTTCATAACATCTGGAGGGATGCAGGGAGAACACTTCTGCTGATGCTCACGCCTCGGctcctcattttaaaaacaatattatgTGCATATATTATAAAGTGCTGAGAccaagagagagatggagtttCAAAGTGAGACCCAGAAGCCTGCTTTCTTTAACTCGGTCCAAGGGGACGCCCCACAATGACCAATTTAATTGCGGACAGAAGACTGGGAGAAGCTTAGAAGAGAGGATTTGGATTTGTATAAAGTCAGAGTAAGATTGTTGTAATGTACTCAGCTTCTACATTTAAGATATCTTTATAAACTGGACTTCCAGAAACATGTGACTTAAATTTAGAGTAATACCCCTCCAGCATCTTATCTCTACAACTAATATTTCACCgacatacactatattaccaaaagtattcgctcacccatccaaatgatcagaatcaggtgtcctaatcacttggccttGCCAtaggtgtataaaatcaagcacctaggcatgcagactgtttttacaaacacttgtgaaagaatgggccgctctcaggagctcagtgaattccagcgtggaactgtcataggatgccacctgtgcaacaaatccagtcatgaaatttcctcgctcctaaatattccacagtcaactgtcagctttattataagaaaatggaagagtttgggaacaacagcaactcagccacgaagtggtaggccatgtaaactgacggagaggggtcagcgtatgctgaggcgcatagtgcaaagaggtcgccgactttctgcacagtcaattgctaccgagctccaaacttcatgtggccttcagattagcccaagtacagtacgcagagagcttcatggaatgggtttccatggccgagcagctgcatccaagccatacatcaccaagtgcaatgcaaagcatcggatgcagtggtgtaaagcacgccgccactggaccatagagcagtggagacgcgttctctggagtgatgaatcacgcttttccatctggcaatctgatggacgagtctgggccaggagaacggtacattttggactgcattgtgccaagtgtgaaatttggtggaggaggaattatggtgtggggttgtttttcaggagctgggcttggccccttagttccagtgaaaggaactttgaatgcctcaggataccaaaccattttggacaattccatgctcccaaccttgtgggaacagtttggagcgggccccttcctcttccaacatgactgtgcaccagtgcacacagcaaggtccataaagacatggatgacagagtctggtgtggatgaacttgactggcctgcacagagtcctgacctgaacccgatagaacacctttgggatgaattagagcggagactgagagccaggccttctccaccaacatcagtgtgtgacctcaccaatgcgcttttggaagaatTCCTATAAACACgctcctcaaccttgtggacagccttcccagaagagttgaagctgtaatagctgcaaaaggtggaccgacatcatattgaaccctatgggttaggaatgggatggcacttaagttcatatgtgagtcaaggcaggtgagcgaatacttttggtaatatagtgtatatcAACTTCATACCTACTCTCCTCGCATATATTGCACAAAAGAACTCAGGAAGTCATAATCTTTGATATCAGGATCTTTTAATATTATCTGTcagagggtcaggactgaa from Notolabrus celidotus isolate fNotCel1 chromosome 11, fNotCel1.pri, whole genome shotgun sequence harbors:
- the znf217 gene encoding zinc finger protein 217 is translated as MPTHSMLPFESPDGLAQDILISNNASIPGPVSSMTPHTSYSEKAMLQSGGSAAAVPCMFCDQTFTHQDELGPHVLTQHPTTFFEPAVLRVEAEFRIPGERPRPKPGSLPVEKEVIHSCIVCGQVSQDAGELETHMRKHKDYFTYCCNVCGRRFREPWFLKNHMKMHVRPGVKSKAQQDQETPGTINGITQEPAPESVVTAYKMCMVCGFFFPDHDSLVEHSKVHNREMEPGKEKEKESTDEDTEAPQKQETFLHSLGLRPHSVGNGLQHVRSSKWIPQLDPFNTYQAWQLATKGKIAVGPNTVKDLGQEASTDNEECGSDKEELNNIWTEGQGDKATKDALGRELRSQTPAPAEHPRPQRRSLMQKDKHKERPTTCEECQRTFRTYHQLVLHSRVHKRERGGEESPTSSLEGKLSRVNSLENTEEGSEEGFEEAAMTENLSPGEDGYDRSKVRSKACSYCGKSFRSSYYLTVHLRTHTGEKPFKCAYCDYAAAQKTSLKYHLDRRHKDKPGMEIPSRPAQLLPSPNDGKHGAEKAASNRSKLWVPAARPSSARTPEDRFDSKPSKPLIQMNAEYEKLIAKSAYSPIDDVVVKRPVPVNLKMEKEEIKEENSEAPLNLSLKVSLSISASAEPRNALIPIGCSSCAYKTMYPEVLMMHKKLTHKEKSDGAKRNSSVKQKRYTGCPPALEGKDVTPLPMIDRRHPRRTKSPPPQPAKQEKTPANPPNGPKQSAIQAPSQDVHETQRHRLDPHPSQESSRFTELMRKSNAGAKLPLDHLPPPDRVGIGERSYPVRSGVIWHADAARLCLSSRFGSLPQMDFGEPSTKRLKYVVPSGRAAESGEKPVFRGAAGDGSNRLLISGRSVITTPQGQSTPAVSDTLKTTPSAMGGLDTDWSMMNLLRPYTANELASLYHGTPGNSSHGGLTNPRAGGRTVLYHHLPTLPNLQRRDPSGPFPNQRYGTTDKST